GGGTGTCGGACTGCGCGGGGATGCCGAAGAAGTCCAGGTTCCCCGTGAAGTTCGGGCTGCCGTACGTCGTGTCCCCGGCAGCCGCGGACAGGTTGGCGTACACCTCGTAGTACACCCGCGGCGCCTGCAGCAGGGCAACCTCCTGCAGGAGCAGCACGATGTCGTTCCCCTCCCCGCCCTCCTCGAACTTGCGCAGCGCGTCGGCGGCCCCGGCCGAGAGCGGCACGCGGACCGTGACCGGCCTGGCGCCCAGCCGCACGCCCACCTGCGCGTCGGCCACCGGCTCCCCCACGCCCCGGGGCGGGCGGGGGCCGACGGCGTCGGACAGCCGGGCCGCGTCCGCGTCCAGCGCCGCCACCAGGGTGGGCTCGGCCACCACCGGGCTGCACTTCACGTAGCGATAGCAGAGCTGCTGCACCGTGTTCACGATCTGGGCGCCCGTCATGCCCACCTTGGCCCCGAACTCGTTGTAGAAGTAGAACACGTCGGTGGTCCACGGCGGAGTGGTGGGGTTCGCGCGCCCGCCGCCCATGGCCAGCCACACCTCCCACAGCCGGTCGATCTGGGCGTGGTGCAGGTAGAAGATGGGGTCCAGCGCGGCGTTGGGCACCGTCCCCATCCACCCGCCCACGGCCACGTGCACGTTGCCGTGCGGCGTGCCCTCGAGCGAGCTCTGGAAGCTGGTGAACGGGATGAGCGCCAGCGCGGCGCCCGGGTCCACCACGCCGGGCGCCAGCGGCGTGCCGCCGTTGACCGAGGGGTCGCGGTTGGACGTCCACAGCACGTTGGAGGGGTCGGCCGGGAGGCGGAAGGGGGCGGGCAGGTCGCGCTGCCCCGTGGGCGTGTACCCCCAGTACGGCAGCGCGAAGCTGGGCACGCCGGCCGCCGCCCGCACGATCCGCTCGAACCAGTACAGGTACATGCGGTGCCACGACAGGAAGAACAGCGTGCCGTGCTGGCACTGGTTGTAGATCATCCCGATGATGGGGGCCGTGGTCCAGTGGATGGCCCGCTGCGCCAGCCAGCTGGTGGGGTCGTTGGCCGGCCGCGACATCATCACCTTCACCCCCTTTCGGTACGCGATCAGGTCGCTGCTGTACTCGGTCAGGCAGTAGATGTTCTGGCGCAGGTGGATGCCGTTGGCATCCAAGTCCCTCAAGATCTCGTCCCCGACGCCGAGCGTGGGCGTGCCGGCCGAGTCGGCGCAGCTCGCCAGCCCCAGCCCGCCCAGGCCGCTCAAGGCCGTGAGCAGGAAGTTCCTGCGGTCGATGCCTGCCATGGCGTGCCTCCTCCTTCACCAGGGTGGACGGATGAGCCGCGGGCCAGGTGTCGCCCGCGGCGTGGGAAAGCTCTGCCTTTATGGGAATCGGAAGATCCACACACCGCACAGAGGGCGCATTAGGATCTGTAATCGATAGGAAGGGGAACCCCCCGCCGATGCGTCGGCGTGTCCCTCAAGTTCGATCGGTCACGGCTGTACAGTCAAGAGTTTTGCACCAATAAACGTCTGCTAACGATAGTTGTCGTAAGTGCGACGTGGCGGGCCAGCAGTCGCCCAGCGGGTGGCGCGGGCGGCGATCCGTGCTCATGTTCCCACCTGCACGCGGGCGACTCGATTCGCCGCCTGCGCCCACGAAGAACGAGGGAGGGAACGTGACCGAGGCGTCGGTGCTCTGGCGCAGGCTGGACCACCCCGGCCACGAGGCGGCCCGGCTGTTCCGCCGGGGCGAGCGCTGGCACCTGGCGGGAACGGCGGTGTTCGCGCACGGCGAGGAGCCCTGCCGCCTCGACTACCTCGTCGTCTGCGACGGCGCGTGGCGGACGGTCTCCGCGACGGTCGCCGGGTGGGTCGGGGAGAAGGAGATCGGGGTCGAGATCTCGGTCGACGGCGCCGGGCGGTGGCGGATGAACGGCGAAGAGGTCCCGGAGGTCGAGGGGTGCATCGACGTCGACCTCAACTTCAGCCCGTCCACCAACCTGCTGCCGATCCGCCGGCTGGGCCTCGCGGTCGGCGGGGAGGCGGAGGTGCGGGCGGCGTGGCTGCGCTTCCCGGGCTTCACGCTGGAGCCGCTCGCGCAGCGCTACCGCCGCCCGGGCGAGCGGACCTACCGCTACGAGAGCGCGGGAGGCCGCTTCGTGCGCGACCTCCCGGTGAACGCGGCGGGCTTCGTCACCCGCTACCCCGACTTCTGGGAGGCCGAGACGGAGGAGGAATACGAGATCTGGTAGGCGCGGGAGAGATCGGCGCCCGGTGAGCGCCCGTAGGGGCGAGGCCTGCCTCGACCCGCG
This sequence is a window from Longimicrobium sp.. Protein-coding genes within it:
- a CDS encoding putative glycolipid-binding domain-containing protein, with translation MTEASVLWRRLDHPGHEAARLFRRGERWHLAGTAVFAHGEEPCRLDYLVVCDGAWRTVSATVAGWVGEKEIGVEISVDGAGRWRMNGEEVPEVEGCIDVDLNFSPSTNLLPIRRLGLAVGGEAEVRAAWLRFPGFTLEPLAQRYRRPGERTYRYESAGGRFVRDLPVNAAGFVTRYPDFWEAETEEEYEIW
- a CDS encoding tyrosinase family protein: MAGIDRRNFLLTALSGLGGLGLASCADSAGTPTLGVGDEILRDLDANGIHLRQNIYCLTEYSSDLIAYRKGVKVMMSRPANDPTSWLAQRAIHWTTAPIIGMIYNQCQHGTLFFLSWHRMYLYWFERIVRAAAGVPSFALPYWGYTPTGQRDLPAPFRLPADPSNVLWTSNRDPSVNGGTPLAPGVVDPGAALALIPFTSFQSSLEGTPHGNVHVAVGGWMGTVPNAALDPIFYLHHAQIDRLWEVWLAMGGGRANPTTPPWTTDVFYFYNEFGAKVGMTGAQIVNTVQQLCYRYVKCSPVVAEPTLVAALDADAARLSDAVGPRPPRGVGEPVADAQVGVRLGARPVTVRVPLSAGAADALRKFEEGGEGNDIVLLLQEVALLQAPRVYYEVYANLSAAAGDTTYGSPNFTGNLDFFGIPAQSDTLHAAHGGSLRRLSLLRAYSYLRSRGQWNDAELTLTFVPRGYTEDVDPARVLSSDQAVIGAISVQLQ